The genome window AGCTGTGCTTTTACATTATCCATATGTACCTGCCGGGCATCCTCCAGGAAGATGGCGGGGCGGGCATCCTCCGCAAGGGTGGTTAATTGAACATCCTGCAGCAGCAGGTTGTTCACATGCCGCAGGTTGAGCCCATAGGCGGGCGTTACGCCAAAGTTGGTATATTCAGGATAGCTGTTGGGTTCATCCTTCATCACCGCTTTACTATCCTCCTGCGTTCCCCCGCCTGCAAACTGGAAACGTACATGGCTCAAAGTGATGTTCTCTATGAGGTATCCGGGTTGACCAACGATAGAGATGCCAATCTTAGGATTGGCCGCTACTTTATAATAAGGCGCCGTGGTATCGGGTTTCCATAACCCGATACTATCAGCAATGAGGTTGGAGATGGTCACATTCCGGAGAACGCCCGGCTTGTCCCCACTCCTTTTCCCCAGTTTGATAAAGAGACTGCCATTCACCTTTTGCATGGTGATATTGTTCATCACGATCCGGTCGATCATACCTCCATCTACCATTTCTATGGCAATCCCTGACAACCGCGTATCATAAATAACACAATTGGATATCGTCACATCCCGGAATCCACCCACGCCTTTGGTGCCAAACTTAATACCATTGGATTCACTTTTAATAATACAATTATTGATCACCAGGTTTTTAACGCTCCGGGCTGAATGGCTTTTAGGACAGATGGCATCATCCCCACAATCAAAATAGCTGTTGGAGATGGTTACGTGGTGACAATCGTCAATATCAATACCATCATTATTGGCCACTGCCCGGCTGATGACCTTAATATCATCTACCGTTACATAATCGCAGGCAATGAGGTGAATATTCCAGCGGGTACCATTCCTGAGTGTAAATTCTTTAAGCTTTACATCGGTGCATTGGTTGATGGCAATGGTATTGGGACGGCCGGGTAAGCCATTGGCAAAATCCTTGCTGTAAAAAGCCGGATCATCACCATTCCCATGGATCGTGCCGCGGCCATAGATGCCAATATGATGTTGTTCATTGGCAATGATGAGCGCATTGGCAGGTTGGGCATAGTCGCTTTTGTGGGTACTGCCGCTCAACACCGCAGAGGGGCTCAGGTACAACACCACATTGTTCTTTAAGAAAACAGAGCCGGTCCTGAAAACCCCGTTGGGGACTATTACCTGGCCTCCTCCATCCGAGGAACATTGATCAATGGCCTTTTGAATAGCTTGTGTATTGGTGGTCTTTCCATCTCCCACTGCCCCAAAATCCACTATATTATAATCTTTAGGGACAGGATCCGCTCCATAGGTGGTGCAGATACAAAACATTAATAATAGAAAAATGGCTCCTTGTTTCATGCGCTAAAGAAATTGTATGACAAATGCGTCCATAAAAAAAGTTGTGCTATTGAACCATGCACTGGTTCAATAGCACAACAGGATGCTTAATTATAACTTAATGATCTGTATAGAAGCCGGTGCAGACTTCCCTTCCAGGCGCAGCATATAATTGCCGCCGGGAAGATTACCCAGATTCCTGGTGAGTCTTGTATTACCTGCCGGTACTGTCCATTGACGGAGCAGACGGCCATTCATATCCAGCAGCTTCAGCGTATGAAAGTGATGGTTGCCGGTTTCAATGGTGACCGTTTCCTGTACCGGGTTGGGATAGACCCGTAGTGTCTGCTGCTTACTCACTTCATCGCCGGGTACAGTGGCCATCCTGGCTATGATAGAACTGTTGCTGTCCGGCGCAGGTGGTACAGCGCAATTGTCAATCGAGAACCAGTTGAACTTAAAGCTGCCCTGGTGCACAATTACATTGGCATAACTCATCGACGGCAGTGTCATCGTATCCGTAATGGTAGCCCATTGACCATTGGTGTTGGGCAGGCTGATGATACCGTACGTTATGCCGGTATTGGCCAGTTTCACTTTGGCCGGTGCAGTGGTCAGCACCCTGAAGCTCACATTGTACCTGCCTTTTACCGGTATGGCCAGCACACTATAACCAAACCAATGGTTATAGGCAAGACCGGTGAAATTCTGGCCCCCGCTGGTATCGGTAGTAGGTTCCAGTGTAGGCACGCCGGAGCGTGAGGTACTGATCTCTGCTTCATAGCGCTTGTTGAAAGTACATCCGTAACCGGTATAGAAGGTAGCCGTTCCGCTGATGCTGTCTTTCGTAGCAGTAACCGTAAAAGTACCCGGCTCAGTGCCTGCAGTCACCGCACCGGCCTGTGTAACGGTGTTGCCGCTTCCTGTTACCGACCAGGTAGAGCCGGTAAACGCGAAGGTGCTGCCATACTGGTCATATCCTTTAGCTGTATATTGCTGGGAAGCGCCAAACGGAACGGTAAGGCTATCCGGTACTACCTTGATGCTGGCCAGTTGCGGCGCAGCCAATACCTTCACTTTTGCATAGCCGCTCTTACTTTTATAGGATGCCTTTATTAAATAGCCACCGGGGGTATTACTTGCGGTGAACACGCCTTTGTAGTCCATCACACCGCCCGTTGCAGGCACAGACCAGGTAAATGGAACATCAAAACGGCTGCTGTCGCTGCCATAAGCCGCTGCCTTGAACGGTTTCTTTCCACCTACAAAAACACTGGTGCTGTCGGGCGTCACCACGATGCGTGACAGCGAAACATCCGTAGCCTTGATCACCTTCAGCCAGTTAAAATTCCAGCCGGAGGTGGTGGATTGTATCAGCAGGGTCTTTTTACCTCCCGGCATCTGGAAAGGTTCGGAAGTAACAGTAATCCAATTCTGCCAGCCTCCGCTGGCCGGCAGTTTCATGGTAGTAAGCAACGTATCACCCATCATCACTTTCACCGTACTGGCCGTATTAACAGCCACCCGAAGCTGGAGGCGGTAACTACCTGTCCAGGGCGCCTGAATATCATACTCCATGAAAGAGGACGAACCAATGAAACTTACGTTCAGCACGCCGCTGGTATCGAGCGCAGGTTCCGTACGGGTGGTATTGGAATAATCAAAAGCTTCTGCTTCAATCCTGGCCGGTACAGGCTTGTAATTCGCGGCCCTGATGGTAGCATTGGCGGTGGCGGATAAGGTGTCGCCATTATAGATAGCGGTGGCCTTTATAACACCCTCCGACTGGATAGTGGCCAATCCACCTGCGGTAATGCAATTACCTGCACCTGTAATGCTCCATACCGGCGTAAGGTTCATCGGAAAATCGTTCTGGTCAAAGATCTTTGCCGTGTATTGATATTTCCTGCCGGCTACAAAAGCGCGATTGGCGGGGCTTACCACGATACTGTCCAGCACCGGCGTACCCAGTCCTTTTTGATAAACACGTACATAATCTACCAGCATGCTGTCGGGCCAGTGGGCTTCTGTGATCGCTCCACCCATACCACCACCGATGGCTACATTGAGGATGATGTGGAACTTTTGATCGAAAGGCCAGTCTTTCCAGTCTGTTTTAGGATTCACATAAGTGTACACCTTAACGCCATCATACGTGAAGCGCAGGGAGTCTTCACTCCATTCCAGCGCATATACATGGAACACGGTATCCGCATCGGGGATGAGTTTTGACGCGGAGAGGTGGCCGCCATTGGTCCAGTTATTATTCTGTGTGTGAACGGTAGACAGCACGGTACCGAAATTATTCCCTACATGCTCCATAATATCAATCTCACCGCTCTTGGGCCAGGCGCCGTAGGTATCGACGGTAGGCATCAGCCAGATGGCCGGCCAGGAGCCCTTTGCACGGGGCAGGCGTGCCCGCACTTCCACCTTGCCATATTTGAAGTCTACTTTGTTGCGGGTAATGAGCCGGGCTGAAGACCAGGGCTCAGTCGTATTGTAATTGGGATAATCCTTTTTACCGGTGATCACCAGGCTACCATTGCGTACACGGGCATTGTCGTAAGAAGTATCCGTATACACCTGTTGCTCTCCGTTGATCCAGCCTTTGGGGCGCGGGTCTACCGTCCATTTGGTGAGGTCGGGCACGCCCGTGCCGTTGAATTGATCTTCGAAAATAAGGGTGTAATTGGGATTGCCTTCAAAAACTACATTGCCCAATGCTGTGTACTGTGCGGCGCCGGAGCCGCCCAGCTCCGATCCGGCAATGATAAGTTTGAAGGTGAAGCGGGAATAGTTGGCTGGTGAGTTACCAGCCAGTACAATATTCACCGTGGTATCATTCACCCGGTGGAGGCTGTCAATTGTAACGCCAGGCGGCAGTTGCTGCGCTACCCAGTTTGCCTGGTTCAATACCGTATCAAAAGTATTGTTATGCACCGTTGCCTGTATAACGGCGCCCTGTTCCTGTCCCATGGAAATCCTATTATCGGCCAGGGAGACATTTACCCGGTCGGGGCCTTGCACCAGGTCGAAATGCAGGATGCCGTTGGCTTTCCGGCCGTCTATGAATTGGACTACAAGGGTGTTAAAGTCGGTCCTGTTCTTAACGCTTTTAAAATCAAAGACGGCTTCTTCCCAGGTATTGACATTCTTGATGCGATAGGTCAGGAACACCGCTTTGCTATAATTGCTGCCGGGTTGCAGCTTGAACATAACATCTTCTATCACGTTGCTGTACACCATCATTTTGAAAACGCTGTTGGTGCTAAGATCAAAGGAATCGGGCAGACTGCAACTGGCCGACATCCATTCAAAGCTGGTAGTGTCTTTGGTAAATCTGGCTACCTGCGAGCTGGTGTTGAGTCCTGTCACAGCGGGATTGGGTATACTAAACTCTACTTTACCTGTAGTGGTATTGCCGGCATAATACGTCCACCTGCCCGAGCAGGGACCATGTCCTTCCATATCGTCCAGCAGCAGGAACTGGGCCTGTGCCTGGCCGCCCAGCAGCCAGCCAAGGAGCATGATCAGTGTGAGGAATGTTGTTCTTTTATGGGAAAGTAGAGACAATACTGTAGCCTTCCCCTGTACAGGGAGGTTGGTCATTATCGGTTTCATAATGGCAAATTTTTCGTTAAAACCTGTTATAAATTAGGATTGATCATCGCATCGGCGCCGGGTATAGGTAATACATAATCTTCTTTGGTGATGGGGCCGGTAGGCTGCAGGTCCTCCGCATGTTTATTGGCGTTGGCTGCTTCCACCCTTTCAAGCCGCACCAGGTCGAACCAGCGGTTCCATTCACCGGCAAACTCCCAGGCCCGTTCATCAATGACGGCATTGATAAAATCATTGTCAGCCAGGCCGGCAGGAAGATCGCTTAAACCAGCACGCTGGCGCACCGCATTAATGGCGCTATAGGCATCGGCATTCACGCCGCCGCTCCTGGCCTGTGCTTCGGCATAAATGAGCAGCACATGGGCATAGCGTAGCAGAAGAACCGGGCTATTGGACATATACGTGGCCTTGGTGCCGGACTGAATGGTGAACTTCTTGTAATAAGGATGTTTAGTGGTGGTCTCCTGCCAGGAGATGGTGTTGCCGCTCACGACAAAGCTGGTAGAAAAAGTAGCGTCTTTCCGGCTGCCTGCAGGGAAGTTATTGAAGAAATTCAGCTCCGGGAAGAAGTCGCTCCAGCCACCTTCATTTTCGGGCATGGTGCTGAGGCCATAGAATGAATTATAAGTAATCCATTGCCCCCTGGTGAACAAGGTGAATACATCTTCTGTAGTGCCGCCGGCAAATATCTTCAGAAAGCCACCCTGGTAAAGATCAAAATTGTAAGTAGCTTTCTTATCTATCACTTCTTTTGCCTTGGCGGCTGCCAGCGCATATTTAGCAGCATCTTTAATAGGCCATCCGCCCTGCGTAAGGTATACATCGGCCAGCAATGCTTTCACAGAACCTTTATTGGGGCGACCCTGCCCGCGTTTAGTATCAGGCACCCATTCTTCTGCTTTTTGCAGGTCGGCTTCTATTAACTTGTATATTTCTGCCGGCTCGCTTTTTTTAAGGTTAAGATAGGCCGACTGGTACTGTTCAGAAGGAATAATGGGCACAGCGCCCCAGAACCGGGTAAGCCAGTAATAACACAATCCACGTAAAAAGTACGCCTCTCCTACAATGGCTTTAATGGTTGCTTCTGTCCCGTCCTGTACTTTCGTATAGTTGTTAATGATATTGGTGGTAGACTGTATGGTTTTATAACAGCCGCGCCAGATGGGCACCATGCGGCTGTTGAGGTCAGCCACGCTGAAGCGGTCAAACTCGCGGAACTCTTCTTTATTGGAACCTGGATGGGTAGTAAGGTCATCCCCGCCCATCGACATGGCTATCTGCGCCACACTGGTAAAGCCGCTTTCCCAGGGCACCATCAGGCTGCCGTAAGCGCCGGTAAGCGCTGATTCCAGCCCCGCCTGGTTACTCAGGGCTATTGATCCTACTACTAATCCCTGCGGATCTTCCGTCAATTGTTTGGAACAACTACAGGTCAGGGATACTATTGCAATGAAACAGATCTTTTTCATACGTTCACGTTTTGATCGTTAAAAACTAAGGGTACAGCCGCCGGTAAAAGTGCGGGTATTGGGATAAGAGCCATAATCAATGCCCTGGCGGAAATCGCCGCCCGAAGAATTCGCTTCGGGATCAATACCCGTATAATTGGTCAATGTCCATACATTGGTAGCGCTCACAAAAACTTTCAATCCTGCTATACCACCCAGCGTTTTCTTAGGAATATTATACGACAGGCTGAGGTTCTTCAAACGCAGGAAATCAGCTTTTTCCAGGAAGCGGGTGGATTGGGTGAAGTTTTTGTTGGTAGTGCTGAAAGCCGGGATATCCGAAGTTTCGTTTACACCTGGTACATAGCGGTCCTTAATATCCACATGGGTGGCTTCACGTGCATCACCGCCCAGGTACATGGCAGCCGCTTTGTTATAATTCAGCTTATCAAAGCCCAGCATGGCGTGGAAAAAGATATTCAGTGAAAATCCTTTATACGCCACTGTATTATTCCAGCCCAAAGTAGTAGTGGGAACACCAAAGCCGATCACACCATAATCGCCGGCATCAATTACATTGTCATTGTTCTTGTCCAGGTACCGGGCATCACCGGGTTTGGCGCCAAAAGGTCCCGCCTTTGCTTCATCACCAGGCTTCCAGGTGCCCAGGTAAGTAAGTCCCCAGATAGCACCCAACGGCTGACCAGGCGTTACTACAAATTCTGATTGGGGCGACATACCACCACCGATCCGGCGGTTATTGGGATCGAATATGATCTTACTGTTGCCAACAGATACAACGCGGTTCTTAACCAACGTGGCATTGAACCAGGTGTGCCAGGTTACTGGTCCTTTGTCCAATACGGCCGCTTCTATACCCAGCTCAAAACCTTTATTCTGTACTTCGCCTACATTACGGGTAATCACATTACCACCCAAGTACATCGGCAGCTTTTCATCCAGCAACAGGTCGCGCGTATCTTTTGTAAAATAATCGGCGGTGAAGGAGATCCGTCCATCCAGTATGCCGGCATCAATACCAATATTCTTTTGCTCGGTGGTTTCCCACTGCAGGTCGGGATTGCCGATATTACCCAGTATAATACCGGTTTGCGAAGTACTGTTGGTAAAGGACGCCGTTCTGTTGGAATAGGAAGAAAAAGTGCTGTAGGCATCTACGCCCTGGTTGCCTGTAAGTCCCCAGCTACCACGGATCTTGAGGTTGCTGAATAGGGATATATCCTTCATGAAGGATTCCTCCGACAATACCCATCCTAATGCAACAGACGGGAAATAGCTGTACCGGTTATTCTCCCTGAACCTGGAAGTACCGTCTCTCCTGATAGCGGCCGATACCAGGTACTTATCTTTATAACCATAATTCACACGGCTGATCAGGGAAAACAACGCCGATTTGGAAGTGCCTGAAGAAGGCGTACCCGGCGTGCCCAATCCTAAATTATTCCATAGGAAGGGTTCGTAATTCAGGTTGGAGCTACCGGCATACTGGAAGTTGTAGGTAGACTGCTGGTATTCCATAACGGCCGTAACATCGAGGTTATGCACTTCCTTAAACACCTTGCGGTAGTTAAGGATATTGGAGTTCTGTAACCTGATCTCTTTGTTGGCGCGCAGGTTGGCAATGGAACTACCGGAGTTCACCACCTTGCCCGCAAAGTTCTTGTTTTCATATCCCAGGTAATTGGCGCCATACTGCAGGGTGAAAGCTAAACCGGGAATAATAGTATACTTAAATCCACCGGTCACATTGGCCAGCATCCTTTCAGTCACGGCCAGTTGCTCAGTAGTTAAGGCTACCGGATTAAAGAACACCGAACTTACGGGAT of Paraflavitalea devenefica contains these proteins:
- a CDS encoding glycoside hydrolase family 28 protein, producing MKQGAIFLLLMFCICTTYGADPVPKDYNIVDFGAVGDGKTTNTQAIQKAIDQCSSDGGGQVIVPNGVFRTGSVFLKNNVVLYLSPSAVLSGSTHKSDYAQPANALIIANEQHHIGIYGRGTIHGNGDDPAFYSKDFANGLPGRPNTIAINQCTDVKLKEFTLRNGTRWNIHLIACDYVTVDDIKVISRAVANNDGIDIDDCHHVTISNSYFDCGDDAICPKSHSARSVKNLVINNCIIKSESNGIKFGTKGVGGFRDVTISNCVIYDTRLSGIAIEMVDGGMIDRIVMNNITMQKVNGSLFIKLGKRSGDKPGVLRNVTISNLIADSIGLWKPDTTAPYYKVAANPKIGISIVGQPGYLIENITLSHVRFQFAGGGTQEDSKAVMKDEPNSYPEYTNFGVTPAYGLNLRHVNNLLLQDVQLTTLAEDARPAIFLEDARQVHMDNVKAQLSARATAFIRCKDVEDLFVYSCKPDAVPIPFLSFEGRVKEVSILNNDLHKVAATYVKEAAVNRKEIYTGNNRQ
- a CDS encoding family 16 glycosylhydrolase, producing the protein MKPIMTNLPVQGKATVLSLLSHKRTTFLTLIMLLGWLLGGQAQAQFLLLDDMEGHGPCSGRWTYYAGNTTTGKVEFSIPNPAVTGLNTSSQVARFTKDTTSFEWMSASCSLPDSFDLSTNSVFKMMVYSNVIEDVMFKLQPGSNYSKAVFLTYRIKNVNTWEEAVFDFKSVKNRTDFNTLVVQFIDGRKANGILHFDLVQGPDRVNVSLADNRISMGQEQGAVIQATVHNNTFDTVLNQANWVAQQLPPGVTIDSLHRVNDTTVNIVLAGNSPANYSRFTFKLIIAGSELGGSGAAQYTALGNVVFEGNPNYTLIFEDQFNGTGVPDLTKWTVDPRPKGWINGEQQVYTDTSYDNARVRNGSLVITGKKDYPNYNTTEPWSSARLITRNKVDFKYGKVEVRARLPRAKGSWPAIWLMPTVDTYGAWPKSGEIDIMEHVGNNFGTVLSTVHTQNNNWTNGGHLSASKLIPDADTVFHVYALEWSEDSLRFTYDGVKVYTYVNPKTDWKDWPFDQKFHIILNVAIGGGMGGAITEAHWPDSMLVDYVRVYQKGLGTPVLDSIVVSPANRAFVAGRKYQYTAKIFDQNDFPMNLTPVWSITGAGNCITAGGLATIQSEGVIKATAIYNGDTLSATANATIRAANYKPVPARIEAEAFDYSNTTRTEPALDTSGVLNVSFIGSSSFMEYDIQAPWTGSYRLQLRVAVNTASTVKVMMGDTLLTTMKLPASGGWQNWITVTSEPFQMPGGKKTLLIQSTTSGWNFNWLKVIKATDVSLSRIVVTPDSTSVFVGGKKPFKAAAYGSDSSRFDVPFTWSVPATGGVMDYKGVFTASNTPGGYLIKASYKSKSGYAKVKVLAAPQLASIKVVPDSLTVPFGASQQYTAKGYDQYGSTFAFTGSTWSVTGSGNTVTQAGAVTAGTEPGTFTVTATKDSISGTATFYTGYGCTFNKRYEAEISTSRSGVPTLEPTTDTSGGQNFTGLAYNHWFGYSVLAIPVKGRYNVSFRVLTTAPAKVKLANTGITYGIISLPNTNGQWATITDTMTLPSMSYANVIVHQGSFKFNWFSIDNCAVPPAPDSNSSIIARMATVPGDEVSKQQTLRVYPNPVQETVTIETGNHHFHTLKLLDMNGRLLRQWTVPAGNTRLTRNLGNLPGGNYMLRLEGKSAPASIQIIKL
- a CDS encoding RagB/SusD family nutrient uptake outer membrane protein gives rise to the protein MKKICFIAIVSLTCSCSKQLTEDPQGLVVGSIALSNQAGLESALTGAYGSLMVPWESGFTSVAQIAMSMGGDDLTTHPGSNKEEFREFDRFSVADLNSRMVPIWRGCYKTIQSTTNIINNYTKVQDGTEATIKAIVGEAYFLRGLCYYWLTRFWGAVPIIPSEQYQSAYLNLKKSEPAEIYKLIEADLQKAEEWVPDTKRGQGRPNKGSVKALLADVYLTQGGWPIKDAAKYALAAAKAKEVIDKKATYNFDLYQGGFLKIFAGGTTEDVFTLFTRGQWITYNSFYGLSTMPENEGGWSDFFPELNFFNNFPAGSRKDATFSTSFVVSGNTISWQETTTKHPYYKKFTIQSGTKATYMSNSPVLLLRYAHVLLIYAEAQARSGGVNADAYSAINAVRQRAGLSDLPAGLADNDFINAVIDERAWEFAGEWNRWFDLVRLERVEAANANKHAEDLQPTGPITKEDYVLPIPGADAMINPNL
- a CDS encoding TonB-dependent receptor codes for the protein MKLTVLLITIVMLQAQAEGIAQTVSLSLRNTPLSKVFKEIRKQTGYTFLYTDEQLSIAKTVTLQVRNEPLDKVLEQCFRYQPLTYAMSDKTIIVKRKPVVVNTFEVATDIIVKGRITDGKGDPVAGAAIQVKGTGKGVVTNDNGEYEISVANADAVLLVSSLGFTAQEIPVKGRTSIAVTLEVAPSNMKEMVVVGYGEQKKGALTNAITSVSTASFREQPVSRLDQVLQGRAAGVQVTNVAGSPGGGVRIRIRGSNSINSDNGPLYVVDGFVGADFSSLNPEDIESLQILKDAAATALYGSRGANGVIIITTKKGTKGGLKVNFTARFSSSEVLKKQDLLNAAEFAETANAHALAVGTNAPFTTAQIEEFRVKGGTNWQDEIFRRAGGQEYLLNLSGGTDKSGYFISGNYYNQDGVINNSSFKRYTLRSNINAKLSDKVSTYLNILGSYSTSQNTEIPADGAHSPLAQASTWSPTVPVRTPLGGYTISDPVSSVFFNPVALTTEQLAVTERMLANVTGGFKYTIIPGLAFTLQYGANYLGYENKNFAGKVVNSGSSIANLRANKEIRLQNSNILNYRKVFKEVHNLDVTAVMEYQQSTYNFQYAGSSNLNYEPFLWNNLGLGTPGTPSSGTSKSALFSLISRVNYGYKDKYLVSAAIRRDGTSRFRENNRYSYFPSVALGWVLSEESFMKDISLFSNLKIRGSWGLTGNQGVDAYSTFSSYSNRTASFTNSTSQTGIILGNIGNPDLQWETTEQKNIGIDAGILDGRISFTADYFTKDTRDLLLDEKLPMYLGGNVITRNVGEVQNKGFELGIEAAVLDKGPVTWHTWFNATLVKNRVVSVGNSKIIFDPNNRRIGGGMSPQSEFVVTPGQPLGAIWGLTYLGTWKPGDEAKAGPFGAKPGDARYLDKNNDNVIDAGDYGVIGFGVPTTTLGWNNTVAYKGFSLNIFFHAMLGFDKLNYNKAAAMYLGGDAREATHVDIKDRYVPGVNETSDIPAFSTTNKNFTQSTRFLEKADFLRLKNLSLSYNIPKKTLGGIAGLKVFVSATNVWTLTNYTGIDPEANSSGGDFRQGIDYGSYPNTRTFTGGCTLSF